The genomic segment TACACCTCAAACAACTTGTTACAAATTACTTTTGAATATTTTGCTCCATTTACTTGCTCTTGGTTTTCTGTATATATTATACCACATTTTTTCAAAATTCAAAGTTTTTTTTTTAACTATATTTCTCATATCTGAAAAAACCTAGTATTATTAGTATTTTCAGACATTCATATTTTTTCATTTTTTATAATATAAATAGAATATATACATTATTGAGAAATATATATAATTGTATTGTAAAATATTTTAAAACATATATTGAATTTATGGACAAAATAGTATATTATATTAAGGTATATTTTTGGGGTATAGGTTCCCATTTAAACCTAAATTTTAAAAAAGGAGAAGATAATACAGTAATTAGTATTATCAATAATTAACATGGCATTAATAATACAAAAATATGGAGGAACTTCTGTAGCAGATGCTGTAAGGGTAAAAGAAGTTGCCAAAAGAGTTTTGAAATATAAAAATGAAGGGCACGATGTCATTGTCGTAGTTTCAGCACCGGCAGGTACAACTGATTCTTTAATAAGACGTGCATATGAACTTTCTGAAACACCTAGCAAAAGAGAGCTTGATATGCTTCTAACATCCGGGGAACAGATTTCAATCGCATCTTTGGCAATTGCTATAGAAGATCTTGGTAAAAAAGCTGTTTCATTGAATGCTTTTCAGGTTGATTTTAAAACTACCGACGAACATACTAAAGCTACTATACTTGATATTAACACAGATATTATTAGAGAAAAACTTTCTGAAGGAAACGTTGTAGTTTTTGCAGGTTTTCAAGGAATTACAGAAAACAATGAAATTACCACTCTTGGAAGAGGAGGTTCAGACACTACTGCCGTTGCACTGGGAGCAGCGTTAAAAGCTGATGAAGTGGAAATATACACTGATGTAGACGGAGTTTATACTGCCGATCCTAGAGTTGTAAAAAATCCAAAGAAACTTAATACAATTTCTTATCAGGAAATGCTTGAAATGGCAGCTTCCGGAGCTAAGGTGTTACACCCAAGGGCAGTAGAAATTGCAGCAAGATATGGAATAAAAATTCACTTAAGATCATCATTTGATGATTCAACTGGAACTATAGTTAAAGAAAAAGGAGACGAATCAATGGAACAAGTTAAAATTATAGGAATTACATCAACAAAAAATGAAGGGAAAATTACTCTTTCCGGAGTACCTGATAAACCAGGAATCGCCGCTAAAGTTTTTTCAAAACTTGCAAAAGCTAAAATAAATACAGATATTATCCTTCAAAGTTCAAGCGTTACTAAAGAGTTTAATAACATCTCATATACTGTAAGTATTGATGATTTAAAGGAAGCTGTGGAAATTTCTCAGGAACTGAAGGAAGAATTAGGAGCTGAAGGTGTTTCATACGATGCAAATATAGCTAAAATTTCTGCTATTGGAATAGGATTGAAAACTCATTATGAAACAACTGCAGAAATATTTGATACACTTGCTGAAAATGGTATTAACATAGATATGATTTCATGTTCTGAAATAAATGTTTCATGTATAATAAAAGAAGAAGATGTAAATAAAGCTGTAAGAGCACTTCACGAAAAGTTTATTGAAGAAAATTAAAAAATTCAAGTTTAGGAGGTCTATATGAAAATAGGAATAATAGGATTGGGGACAGTTGGTGAAGGTGTCTTAAAGGTTTTAACTAAAGAAAAACATAGTATTTTTGAAAAATCTCAGGCTGATATTGAAGTAAAATATGCCTGTGACTTAAATATAACTAGGGATTTTTCCTTTGAATTTGACAAGTCAATTCTTATTGACGATTATAAGAAAATATTGGAAGATTCTGAAATTAAACTTGTTGTTGAACTGATAGGTGGAGAAACACTCGCAAAAGATATTATTATCCAGGCATTTAAATCTAAAAAAAGTGTTGTTACTGCAAATAAAGCCCTAATTGCTAAACATGGTGTGGAATTATTTCAGATAGCTAAAGAAAATGGTGTTTCATTCTTATTTGAAGCTGCTGTTGGTGGAGGAATTCCTATAGTTACACCTTTAATGGAAAGTTTAGTTGCAAATACTGTAACTGAAATAAAAGGTATTATGAATGGTACTTCAAATTACATACTTACAAAAATGAAAGAAGAAAATCTATCTTTTGATGAAGCTCTTTCAATTGCATCGGCAAAAGGATATGCAGAAGCTGATCCAACTTATGATGTTGATGGAATAGATGCAGGACACAAAATAAACATTCTTGCATCACTTGCTTATGGTGGTTCTATTAAATTCAAGGATATGCAAATTTCAGGAATCAGGGAAATCAACACACTTGATATTTTCTCAGCAAATCAGTTAAATTCTACAATAAAGCTGATTGCAAGCTCAAAACTGGTTTCAGAAGATTCTGCACAAATTTCTGTAGAGCCGGTTATTATTTCAAACAATGAAATACTTGCAAAAGTAGATGATGTTTACAATGCAATTGAAACAATTGGTTCATATACAGGAAGAACTTTATTCTATGGAAAAGGTGCAGGAATGGATCCTACAGCATCTGCCGTTGTTGCTGATATTGTAAAAATAGCTACAAGAAATCATATTGAATCTGACTACTTCTTTAATTCTACAAAAATAATCAATATAATAGATTCAAATGCTGTAAAGGATAATTATTATATAAGAGTTTCTAATGATTTCAATATAGAAAAATCACCTTTTGAAATTTATAACAAAATTGATAATTTCTTTATCATTTTAGCTGAAAATATTTCAAGAAATGAAATAAATGAGTATTTAAAAGATGCACAGGAAAAACTTGTATTAAAAATAATTAAGTAATTGAATAATTTAAAAAGCCCTGAATTTTCAGGGCTTTTTCTTATATATTCAAAATTTTCTCTCCAAAAAACATTGAATACTTTCAAATTTAATTTTTAATTAGTTAGCTTGTGATATAGCTTCTACTGGACATACACCTTCGCATGCTCCACAATCAATACAAGTTGCCGCATCGATTTCATATTTTCCTTCTGCTTCAGAAATTGCTTCTACTGGACAAACTCCTTCACATGCTCCACAAGCTATACAAGTTTCTTTTTCTATTGAAAATGCCATAATATATTCCTCCCAAGTTTTTATTTTTTATTTTCTTTTCTTGATAATAAAATACCATTTTTTTTGTTATAAGTCAATAAAAAATATTCATTTGAAAGTCATAATTTACAGTACTTTGAATAGTTTTTATTTTGAAAGATTAAACGTTTTTTGTTTTGGTTATGGAAATAAAAAATATTTTGAATATAAAATAATGTTATTTTTTTGACAATTCTGTTATCTTTACAAATTGTATGTACATATTGAAAACTCTACTTTTTTTAAGGATTATTTTTTAAATATAACCGCTTCATAAGGTTTTAAAATAAATTTTTCATTTTTAATTTCAGGTGCTGTTTCATAGTTTGATAATAAAATTTTAGCACTTTCCAGTTGTGTAATTCCATTAGATTCCAATTCAAATTCTACTTCTTTTCCATAAAAATTACTTATTATAATTAATTCTCCATTTTCTCCAGCACGTTTATAAGCATATACATTTTTATTTTCCAAATCAATGTCTTCATACTTTCCAGTCACTATAAGTTCTTCATTTCTTCTTAAATCAATTAATTTTTTATAATGATAGAACACTGAATTTTTATCTTTTAAAGACGCTTCAGCATTAATTGTCTTATAATTCTCAGGCACCCCGATCCATGGAGTTCCAGTTGTAAATCCTGCATTTTCAGAATCATTCCATTGAACAGGGGTTCTGGAATTATCTCTGGATTTCTGCATTAAAATTTCAATGGCTTCTTCTTCAGAACAGCCTTTATCCAATAAAATTTTATAATTATTAGTTGACTCAACATCACGATATTTCTCAATATTATCAAAATATGGATTTGTCATTCCAAATTCTTCCCCCTGATAAATATAAGGAGTTCCTTGCAGTCCATGAAGAACTGTGGCAAGCATTTTAGCCGACTCATTATGATATTCCTTATCATTTCCAAATCTTGACAATGCCCTAGGCTGATCGTGATTATTCCAGAAAGTTGCATTCCATCCGTTTCCTTCATACATTCCAATTTGCCATTTAGAGAATATTCTTTTTAACTCCACAAAATCAAAGGGGGCTTTTGCCCATTTTTCTCCATTTGGATAGTCAACTTTCAAATGATGGAATGAAAATGTCATTGATAATTCCTTTTCATCAGGATTAGAATATTTTATACAGTTATCAATGCTTGTAGATGACATTTCTCCAACTGTAATAAGTTCTCCGCCACCAAACGCCTCTCTATTCATTTCCTTTAAAAATTCATGTATTCTAGGTCCATCTGTGTAAAATCTTCTTCCGTCAGGAACAAATCTCGTATCACTTCCGTCATCATTTAAAAATCTCTGGTCTTTTGATATAAGATTTATAACATCCAGCCTAAAGCCGTCCACTCCTTTATTCAGCCAGAATCTTATCATTTCATATACTTTCTTTCTCACATTTTCATTTTCCCAGTTTAAGTCAGCTTGAGTTACGTCGAACAAGTGTAAGTAGTATTGCCCCCTTTTTTCTGAATATTGCCAGGCATTTCCTCCAAATTTTGATTGCCAGTTTGTAGGCTCTTTCCCGTCAACTGCATCTTTCCATATATAGAAGTCCTTATATTCAGGATCTCCTGCTTCAGACTTTTTAAACCATTCATTTTCAGTGGAAGAATGATTGACAACAATATCCATAACTATTTTCAATCCTCTTTTATGGGCTTCAGCCAGCATTTCTTCAAAATCTTCCATTGTTCCATAATTAGGATCAATGTCGTAGTAATCACTTATATCATATCCATTGTCGTTTTGTGGAGATTTATACATTGGAGTAATCCATAGGACTTCCACTCCAAGTTCCTTCAGATAATCAAGTTTTNNNNNNNNNNNNNNNNNNNNNNNNNNNNNNNNNNNNNNNNNNNNNNNNNNNNNNNNNNNNNNNNNNNNNNNNNNNNNNNNNNNNNNNNNNNNNNNNNNNNCCACTCCAAGTTCCTTCAGATAATCAAGTTTTTCAATAATTCCCCTTATATCCCCTTCTCCACTTCCAGTTGTGTCATTAAAACTTTTTGGATAAATTTGATAAACTACTGATTTATGCCACCACTTCTGTTCAAATTTTTTTTTCATACATCTTCCACCTTCCAGTTTTATATAGTTATCTTTTTATTTAAAATTTTTTTTTTAAATTATATCTTAACAAGCTCAAATTCTTCACATAAAACTTCCATATCTTCGTTAAAGTTTCCTTCTGATTCTTCCTCAAAAAACTTTATATGTACTTTTCTCCAGTAATCAAGGGACTTATCTCCCTCTCCTTCCATAAAGGCATGTTTTTCAGATACTTCTTTAAATGGAACTGAATAAACTCTTGTATTTCTTGTGACGCATACTTCATTTCCTTTGCTATCCAGTATTATATTTAAATCACCTTTTTCAGGAATTCTTTCATTATCAGGATCGTATAAAGCAAGCAATGAAGTTGTTGCCTTTTTCTCACCTTTCGCTACAAGCTGTGCAAGTTCATCTTCCATTTCCGGAGTATTTCCAAAAGAATACCTTTCAATATGAGTATTTTCCCTCTCCTCTTTACTTAAAGAATTCAGATATGTTTCAATTATCTGATTTATATCCATATTTCCACCTCCCTCTTCATTAAAACAACTATTTGACAGAATAGTCATCATAGTCCCAATATTCATCTGAACTTGTACAAATTTCAGAAATAGTATATTTTACACTGTCAACAATTCTTATAGAAGTCAGATATGGTTCTTTTTCTGAATATTCAAGTTCAATTCCGTCATTTTCCACTCTAAATCCTTCATTTGCATTTTCTCCCATGTGGTCAGGCAGATATTTGTTTATATAGCCTAATGACTTTTCACTCTGACCATCTTCTCCTATTACCACCCTGGAATAAGTTCCATTTACATTGCTGACTTTAAAACTTTTATTATTCAGTTCCACTACCTGAAAATAAAGTTTAAATCCCTTCAGTTTTTCTATTTCTTTCTTTGTCTTTTCGTTATAGAATATTCCATTTTTATAAATAATGTTTGCCGTTTCATCTTTCGTATCAGTGCCGTTTCCATAAAATTCCAGTCTGTAACTTCCTCTCCATACATTTTCTTTTTTATCCTTAGTAAGCTTTATATGTAGAATTTCTCTCCGTGTAACAAGAAGAAGCTTATATTTATTATTGCCACAAAATTCATCCAATGTTTTTTTATTGTCATATGCATGAAGAAGTCCCTTCTTTGTGCTGTTAATTGTTTCTATATTATGTTCTCTTATAAAGAATGATAAAATGATGAAAAATACAACCATTACACCAACTAACATTCCAATATAGGATTTTTTTATTTTTATATTCTTTTTCCACATTAAAATTCCTGCAATAAATATTATTAGCTGAAAAATTATAAAAGACGATATTAAAATAATATTGTCAAACAGGAGAAGTTTCCATATAAATAATAACAGTTCTTTTGAATAGTAATTGCATAAAATAACTAAACTGCTTAAAATTACAGAAATAAAAATTATTCTTTTTTCGTTTACATTTTTCAGTATACATTTTATTTTATAGCCAAATACAAAATTCATTATTGTAAAAATGATTATTCCAAAAAAATACGCCACTGTTAAAAATGCAAATTCTTCTTCAACTTTTATCCATGAGTAATAAGAATTTATAACATTATCATTCAAAGGAATAAGTACAATTAAAAGAATTGCTGATAAAAAAAATGGAAATACAAACTGAAAAAGTAAATATAAAATTGAAAATTTTACTGTTTCCTTATGTATCACATTATTATCATTATTTTCCATTTTTCTCCTTTCATACACTAAAAACTATTTTACATTTTAAATATCAGCTTTACAATGTCAAAGGCAAGAATTGTAACCATCGATACAAGTATTACTCCTCCAAGCCCCATTTTTTTCAATGAAAAATATACAATTACACCTATTCCTGCAAAAACTTTAATGAGCCCAAATACTCCCGTTCCTGTTGAAGTAAATATATCAGGAAAAATAAGAAGGACTAAAACTGTATATGGTAATGCCTCAAAAAATTTATTTACAAACGGATTATTTTCAGGTAATTTTACAAACAACGGCAACAATTTAAACGACAAAGTTATTAATGCCGTTATTATAAGTAATTGAATTAATAAAATTTCACTCATTTTCTACTGTCTCCTTTTCACTTTCTTCCTTGTAATGTCTCAATGCATACAGCGAACTTGCTGTAATCATAATTATTATTAAAGTCCACCCCTTGCTAATATCCTTAAGTACAGGTGCAAACATGAAAAGCAGCTTTAATCCTATTGCAGTAATAACTACTTCTGCATATTTGAAATTACTTGTTAATGAACTTACAAGAAGACTTAAAAATGTAGCGTATAACATGAAATTCAGACTTGCCGCAAAAACTTCCGGAATCAGATTACCAAAAAGCGATCCTGCAATTGTTCCTACACCAAAAAGAATATAAGGCATTGTATTAACCCCTATTACATACCACGCATTTGTAGCCTTTCTTATTGTAAGATATGCAACAGCTTCATCAGTAAGTCCTATTCCCATCAATATTTTTTCAAATAAAGTTGTTTTATCCGAAATCTGCCTGAACATTATTATATTCAGCAATGTGTACCTTAAATTTATTACAAAAATCGAAACTATTATTTCGACTGGTGTTGACTTCAGCTCATACACCATTTTCAAAAAAGCTGTCTGTGCACTTCCTGCATACAACCCAAACGACATGACTATGGCTGTGAACAGCTTCATTCCAAAGTTTTTTGAAATAAGCCCTATCGTTATCCCAAAAGGAGTATAGGCAATACCTATCCCCATTCCATCCCTTAACCCCTTTAAATAATTTTCCAGTTTTCCATTATGTGCCATTTCTTATTCTATAACTCCTTATCTAAATTAACTTATAACTTTTATTTTCTTATTTTTTATCTCAACATTTAAAATTTTTAATGTCCCCCTGCATTGTCGTAGTCGGCTTTAGTCGCGAAGACCGCGGGGTAGCAGGAGCATGAGGGCGGCAATGAGCCCTCATAAGGTTTATTTCAATAACCCCCAATTCTTCGCCAAACTTCCATTTGCACTCAGTTTTATATCTTCAAACTTTATTGTTCCTTCCATTATTTCCTTAATTTTTTCCATATATTTTTCAGAAACTTCATCTTTTACTTCAAAAATAAGTTCATCGTGAACCTGAAGAAGCATTTTTATATCATCATTATTTTTAAATTCATCATACAGCTTTATCATAACCTTTTTTATAATATTTGCAGCTGTACCCTGAACAACTGTATTTACTGCCATTCTATTTGCCTGTGCCTGTAAATTTTTATTGCTTGAATTTATATTGTTAATATATCTTCTCGTTCCGTAAAGTGTTTCTACAAAGCCATTCTTTCTTGCATTTTCCAGAATATTTTCAAGGAATTTCTTTACTTTCGGATATTGTTCAAAGTATGTTTTTATATATTGGGAAGCATCAGCTACAGGAATTTTGAGCTCCTTTGAAAGGCCAAAAGGTGTTTTTCCATATAAAATACTGAAGTTTATTACCTTCGCTATACTTCTTTCTTCCCTTGTTACAGGTTCTTCATCTGTCTTGAAAAATATTTTTCTTGCTGTAAGGTCATGTAAATCCTTATCCTTTTTATATGCAAGAAGTAGATTGTCATCCTTTGACAGTTCAGCCAGAACTCTCAGCTCAATTTGAGAATAGTCAAATGAAATCAAACTCCAGCCATCCTGCGAAATAAATCCTTTTCTTATTTTTATTCCTTCATCTGTTCTTACAGGAATATTCTGAATGTTAGGATTTGCAGAAGACAGTCTTCCTGTTGATGTTCCGTTCTGATTAAATGTTGTATGAATTCTGTCATTTTCATCAGCAAGTTTAGGGAATGGTTCCACATAAGTTGAAAGAAGTTTTGTAAATCCTCTGTATTCCAGAAGTTTTTCGGCTATTTCTATTCCTCTTAATGCCAGAACCTCCAGAACTTCCACATCTGTAGAATATCCTGTCTTAGTTTTTTTGACAGGTTCTATTCCCATTTTTTCAAACAGTATTTCTCCCAGCTGTTTTGGTGAACCTATATTAAATGTTTCTCCTGAAAGGGAATAAATATCCTTTTCAAGCTTTTCAATATTTTCCTGTAATTCCTTTTTATAATTTTCAAAATAATTTATATCAATTTTTATTCCAAAATTTTCCATGCTTGCCAGAACAGGTACAAGCTTATTTTCCAGATTTTCAAAAATATCATGTAAATCTTCCGTTCTCAGCCTATCTTCCAGAATTACTTCCAGTCCTTTTATATAAAAGGCTCTTTTCCATAAAAATTCTGCTTTTTCATCATTGGAAACTTCACTTATTTTTCTTTTCTTAAACTGATCCTCAAATTTTTCAAGATTTACTCCCAATTCAGAAAAAATTATATTTTCAAGATCCTGTGAACTTTCAGTTCCAAGTACATACCATGCCAGCATCACATCAAAATACTTTTCACAGCTGATACCTGTTTTCATATATTCTTTTACATTATAAGCTGTTATTCTTTTTGAACTTAATATTTTGTATACTTCTGTAACATCTGCTTTTTCATCATTTAATAAAACGATATTTTTACTGCTGTCACACACTGCAAGACCAAATTCATTTCCAAACAATGCTATTTCCTCATCCATTTCAGATAGAATTTCCGTAACCTCACTCCATTCTGTAATTTCTCCCTTGATTTCAGTAAGATTTTCCTTCAAAGTTTCTTCTGAATCTGTTTTTTCATTGTCTCTATGCGGATGATTAGCCACTCCTCCAAACAATGAATTTTCTCCAGTATCATTTACTTCTACATTTTGTGAACTAACAGCAGATTTTTTAATCTCACTCTCAATCGTTGTGGCAAACTTTTTAAATTCCATTGTTTTATATATTTCAAGTAACTTATTCAAATCCTTATTTTCAAGCTTTAATTTATTCTTATCATATTCTATTTCTATATCCCTGTATACAGTTGCAAGCTTTCTGCTTAAAAAGGCATTTTCCTTATCCTCAATAAGTTTTTCCTTTCTTTTCCCCTTTATTTCGTCAATATGTTCGTAAAGTCCTTCAAGATTTCCATATTTATTTATCAGTTCAACTCCTGTTTTAGGTCCTATTCCCGAAACTCCAGGAATTCCGTCTGAAGAATCCCCCATCAGACCAAATAAATCTGGAATTTTATCAGGGGTAACTCCAAGATATTCAATAACATCTTCATTTGTTCTGATATATTTAAACAATGAATTCTTTTTATCCCCTTTTCCAAGCAGGGCAATATTTATTTTTCCATTGACAAGCTGTGCCAGATCCTTATCTCCTGTTACAACATAAACTTCTATTTCTTCATCCATATCTTCAGAAAATTTTGTGGCAAGAGTTGACATGACGTCATCAGCTTCATAGCCATCTATTTTATATTTTGGTATTCTATATCCGTCAAGTACTGACATTATGTATTCCTGCTGTGCCACAAGGTCATCAGGCATACTTTCCCTGTGAGCTTTATATGTTTCCAGTTCTGCAGATCTTTTTAACTCGCTTCTTTTTACATCAAGACAGGCGACAAGATAATCAGGAGAAAATTCCTTCAATACTCCTTCCAGAGTATTTACAAATCCATAAGTCGCCCCTGTTGCCAAGCCTTTTGAGTTTCTCATTCCCATCAGGGCAAAATGACTTCTGTACATAATAGCACTTGTATCCAGAATAACTGCTTTTTTCATATATATCCTTTCATTTCTCTCAATAATAATAATCCTTTTTGACTATTATAACATATTTAATTATAGACTGAATATATAAATTTTATTTATTTTTTTAAAAAACACCGGTTTTTTTACTTGACTATTTCGACTTTTTAAGGTAGAATTGTTTTGAGATATAAATTTTTGATTTTGTATATTTAAAATATATTGTTAAATTACTTATAATTTAATGTTATATCAATTTTTTAAAAATTATAAACTATATTAAATGAATTAAATTAGTTTTTATATAGTTAATTAAAATAAAATTAAAATTTAAAGAGGAAAAGGAGAAGAAAAGAAAATGACAGAACGAGAAAAGCAGATTGTTAATCTTATTAAAGAAAATCCTCTTATAACTCAAGAGGAAATTGCTGCCAAATTAAACTGTGCAAGAACTTCTATTGCAGTTCATATCAGCAATCTTATGAAAAAAGGTGTTATTCTTGGAAAGAAATACATCATTAATGAAGACCCTTATATTTTGACAATTGGTGGAACAAATGTCGATATTCAAGGAAAATCTTATACAAACGTTATCCGTTACGACTCAAATCCTGGAATGATAGGTATTTCATTCGGAGGGGTAGGAAAAAATGTTGCAGAAAATATCTCTAGACTAGGGATAAGTTCAAAACTAATAACTGCCCTTGGAGATGATTTTTATGGAAACGGTATTAGAGAATATCTGAAAAACCAGAACCTTGATATCAGTGATATATTATTCCTTAAGAACCAGTCTACTTCAATGTATCTGTCTATTTTAAATGATGATAAAGAAATGGAAATGGCTATTTCTTCTATGGATATTTGTAAAAATATTACACCTAAATATCTGGATTCAATTAGAAAAAGAATAGTTAATTCTAAAATTATCGTGCTTGACACAAATCTGGAGGAAGAAACTCTAAGATATCTGGCATTCCTGAGAAGAAAACCGCCTTTAATACTTGATACTGTTTCTACTAAAAAAGCAATAAAGGTAAAAGATTTTATTGGAAGATTCCATACTATAAAACCTAACAGAATAGAAGCAGAAATACTTTCAGGTATCTCAATATTTTCAAAAGATGACATGAAAAGAGCCGGTGACTACTTCTTAAATAAAGGAGTTAAAAAAGTATTTATTTCATTAGGTTCAGATGGTGTCTTCTACATGACTGAAAATGAAGCTGAAACTATTAAAATTCCTCGTATAAATCCTGCAAGCTCAACAGGTGCCGGAGATGCATTTGTTGCCGGAATTGCATATGGAGAATATCACGATTACAGCATAAGGGAAGCTACAAAGATTGGATTAGGAGCTGGAATCCTTACTTCTTTAAGTGATAAGACAGTAAGTGATCAGATGAATATTAAAAACGTAGAAAATATAATAAAGGAGATGGAAATATAATATGTTAGAAAAATATCTTGAAATTAACCCGGAAGTAAAACACGCACTGGAAAATAATATACCTGTTGTAGCGTTGGAATCCACAATTATTTCACACGGAATGCCTTACCCTCAAAATGCTGAAACTGCATTAAAAGTAGAAAGCATAGTTAGGGAAAATGGAGGAATTCCTGCAACAATAGGAATAATAGAAGGAAAATTAAAAGTTGGATTATCTCCGGAAGAAATTGAATTATTAGGAAAAGAAGGGGAAAAAGTTGCAAAAGTCAGCAGAAGAGATATCCCATACATAGTGGCAAACAAATTAAATGGTGCAACTACTGTGGCATCTACAATGATAATAGCAAATATGGCAGGAGTTAAAATATTTGCAACTGGTGGAATAGGTGGAGTTCACAGAGGAGCTGAAACTACAATGGACGTTTCTGCAGATTTGGAAGAATTAGCAAATACTAACGTTGCTGTTATCTGTGCCGGAGCAAAATCAATCCTTGATTTAGGACTTACTCTTGAATATCTTGAAACTCATGGAGTTCCCGTATTAGGATATCAAACTAAGGAATTACCTGCATTCTATA from the Leptotrichia sp. oral taxon 215 str. W9775 genome contains:
- a CDS encoding pseudouridine-5'-phosphate glycosidase, translating into MLEKYLEINPEVKHALENNIPVVALESTIISHGMPYPQNAETALKVESIVRENGGIPATIGIIEGKLKVGLSPEEIELLGKEGEKVAKVSRRDIPYIVANKLNGATTVASTMIIANMAGVKIFATGGIGGVHRGAETTMDVSADLEELANTNVAVICAGAKSILDLGLTLEYLETHGVPVLGYQTKELPAFYTRKSGFNLDYEIDTPEELAALLHTKWDLGLKGGAVIANPIPEEYSMDSELINKVIKDAVAEAEKLGVKGKDTTPFLLDKIQKLTEGSSLKANIELVFNNTRLATKIAKELANLEK
- a CDS encoding PfkB family carbohydrate kinase; amino-acid sequence: MTEREKQIVNLIKENPLITQEEIAAKLNCARTSIAVHISNLMKKGVILGKKYIINEDPYILTIGGTNVDIQGKSYTNVIRYDSNPGMIGISFGGVGKNVAENISRLGISSKLITALGDDFYGNGIREYLKNQNLDISDILFLKNQSTSMYLSILNDDKEMEMAISSMDICKNITPKYLDSIRKRIVNSKIIVLDTNLEEETLRYLAFLRRKPPLILDTVSTKKAIKVKDFIGRFHTIKPNRIEAEILSGISIFSKDDMKRAGDYFLNKGVKKVFISLGSDGVFYMTENEAETIKIPRINPASSTGAGDAFVAGIAYGEYHDYSIREATKIGLGAGILTSLSDKTVSDQMNIKNVENIIKEMEI
- the polA gene encoding DNA polymerase I; protein product: MKKAVILDTSAIMYRSHFALMGMRNSKGLATGATYGFVNTLEGVLKEFSPDYLVACLDVKRSELKRSAELETYKAHRESMPDDLVAQQEYIMSVLDGYRIPKYKIDGYEADDVMSTLATKFSEDMDEEIEVYVVTGDKDLAQLVNGKINIALLGKGDKKNSLFKYIRTNEDVIEYLGVTPDKIPDLFGLMGDSSDGIPGVSGIGPKTGVELINKYGNLEGLYEHIDEIKGKRKEKLIEDKENAFLSRKLATVYRDIEIEYDKNKLKLENKDLNKLLEIYKTMEFKKFATTIESEIKKSAVSSQNVEVNDTGENSLFGGVANHPHRDNEKTDSEETLKENLTEIKGEITEWSEVTEILSEMDEEIALFGNEFGLAVCDSSKNIVLLNDEKADVTEVYKILSSKRITAYNVKEYMKTGISCEKYFDVMLAWYVLGTESSQDLENIIFSELGVNLEKFEDQFKKRKISEVSNDEKAEFLWKRAFYIKGLEVILEDRLRTEDLHDIFENLENKLVPVLASMENFGIKIDINYFENYKKELQENIEKLEKDIYSLSGETFNIGSPKQLGEILFEKMGIEPVKKTKTGYSTDVEVLEVLALRGIEIAEKLLEYRGFTKLLSTYVEPFPKLADENDRIHTTFNQNGTSTGRLSSANPNIQNIPVRTDEGIKIRKGFISQDGWSLISFDYSQIELRVLAELSKDDNLLLAYKKDKDLHDLTARKIFFKTDEEPVTREERSIAKVINFSILYGKTPFGLSKELKIPVADASQYIKTYFEQYPKVKKFLENILENARKNGFVETLYGTRRYINNINSSNKNLQAQANRMAVNTVVQGTAANIIKKVMIKLYDEFKNNDDIKMLLQVHDELIFEVKDEVSEKYMEKIKEIMEGTIKFEDIKLSANGSLAKNWGLLK